A window of Castanea sativa cultivar Marrone di Chiusa Pesio chromosome 1, ASM4071231v1 contains these coding sequences:
- the LOC142622820 gene encoding putative glucose-6-phosphate 1-epimerase, with protein sequence MNHSGAESDKRTAVEVTKDKNGIGQVVLRNPRGASARVSLHGGQVLSWRTEHDEELLFTSSKAIFKPPKAVRGGIPICFPQFGSRGLLEQHGFARNKIWVIDENPPPLHPNDSNGKAYIDLLLKPSEEDMKVWPHSFEFRLRVSLAEDGYLTMISRIRNINCKPFSFSFAYRTYVSISDISEVRVEGLETFDYLDNLCDKERFTEQGDALTFESEVDRVYLSSLDVIAVLDHERKRAFTIRREGLPDVGVWNPWEKMSKSIADFGDEEYKRMLCVDGAAVEKPITLRPGEEWTGRLELSVVPST encoded by the exons ATGAATCATTCTGGGGCAGAGAGTGATAAGAGAACAGCAGTTGAAGTTACAAAGGACAAGAATGGAATTGGCCAGGTCGTGCTTCGGAATCCTCGTGGAGCTTCAGCACGG GTTAGCTTACATGGAGGGCAAGTTCTTTCATGGAGGACTGAACATGATGAAGAATTATTGTTCACAAGTAGTAAG GCAATCTTTAAGCCACCAAAAGCAGTGAGAGGAGGAATTCCAATTTGTTTCCCACAG TTTGGGAGCCGTGGATTGCTGGAACAACATGGATTTGCAAGGAATAAGATTTGGGTCATTGACGAAAATCCTCCACCACTGCATCCCAATGATTCCAATGGCAAAGCCTATATTGACTTACTACTCAAACCATCTGAAGAAGATATGAAGGTCTGGCCACATAG TTTCGAGTTTCGTCTCAGAGTCTCTTTGGCAGAAGATGGGTATCTAACAATGATATCGCGCATCAGGAACATCAATTGCAAGCCTTTCAGTTTCTCATTTGCATATCGTACATATGTTTCCATCTCTGATATCAG TGAAGTGAGGGTAGAGGGTTTGGAGACTTTTGACTACCTTGACAACCTATGTGACAAAGAGCGCTTCACAGAACAAGGAGATGCCTTAACATTTGAATCTGAG GTGGATCGAGTTTATCTTAGTTCTTTAGATGTGATTGCTGTTTTGGATCATGAAAGAAAACGCGCATTTACCATACGAAGGGAAGGACTTCCAGATGTTG GGGTCTGGAATCCATGGGAGAAGATGTCCAAATCCATAGCGGATTTCGGGGATGAGGAATACAAGAGGATGCTTtgtgttgatggagcagcagtGGAGAAACCAATAACCTTAAGACCAGGTGAAGAATGGACAGGCCGGTTGGAACTCTCTGTAGTCCCTTCAACTTAG